One Oncorhynchus masou masou isolate Uvic2021 chromosome 18, UVic_Omas_1.1, whole genome shotgun sequence DNA window includes the following coding sequences:
- the prr35 gene encoding proline-rich protein 35 — protein MSKEGHACKVTSVCKHKERKPKKPHYIPRPWGKPYNYKCFQCPFTCMEKSHLYNHMKYSLCKNSLSLLIESDWPYKKGNLLHPDQIRPLQQAHCLRTAAGKEEPEPSTGTEERPRQRRAVEEDIDNGQSPAGEEERGQGEGAEVNGMTRESSNNRNSSEGMTKRASKGPEPELLMDDMFSLEDQLLRARTVEVEAQLKHYKLSKTCLTAPGLLSEQWRLLATSQTKAKSEGAQPRVGSSIPCYPLPPGLVDYQDPTGLNLSVLGVGYPLSPSLFSYVNSMNAIPTPTTNVNTPTHAQLAQLPFLASAAQLMQPASGAHHPADRSLLPPHFYYPFLCEHAFGAASAQSDISKGLKTSVNGLEPNSSYQPKINLWKVPALRPGTPTTSPAAWVSPQRESPDPSYRTGDKFEAAAKEGKPSWGLKRTGATLGTQKSPVEKRPALGFTLDRLKNIHKTKPTEKLLLHSSFTNAQSEAQPAEQWYTDPPASPVSDSPSLPRCRRPSSRDSTTGQGTGEASSEPTSAAALLSDLSKALQEYQEAERKIAHLEKEDLPAQGHLWEHLNKIRSELSHIHHALERTARQSEGPLDLSVKKEQPGVTNVAATGDQGLEGASLKDDITMETEEEDEETKERDKEEKENERRKEAMKASLESRKQSLDVLIKMSQVGMKTEVLSSGGLGLRPSQAEGLWPGRTTKCEADSSVLLCPDGRPLAVFNDFPTFSTKNSKRPPSIQQLREPQCPPSPLTTIDS, from the exons ATGTCCAAGGAGGGTCACGCGTGCAAGGTGACCTCTGTGTGCAAGCACAAGGAGCGCAAGCCCAAGAAGCCCCACTACATCCCACGGCCATGGGGCAAACCATACAACTATAAGTGCTTCCAGTGCCCCTTCACCTGCATGGAGAAGTCCCATCTCTACAACCACATGAAGTACAGCCTGTGCAAGAACTCCCTGTCCCTGCTCATTGAGTCCGACTGGCCCTATAAGAAGGGCAACCTGCTGCACCCAGACCAGATCCGGCCCCTTCAGCAGGCACACTGCCTCCGGACCGCGGCTGGGAAAGAGGAGCCCGAGCCTTCCACAGGGACCGAGGAGAGGCCCCGGCAGCGGCGTGCAGTGGAGGAGGACATAGACAATGGACAGAGTccggcaggagaggaggagaggggacagggagaagGGGCTGAAGTCAACGGGATGACCAGAGAGAGCTCCAATAACAGGAATTCTTCAGAAGGGATGACCAAGAGAGCAAGTAAGGGGCCTGAACCTGAGCTGCTGATGGACGATATGTTCTCTCTGGAGGACCAACTCCTGCGGGCACGTACTGTGGAGGTGGAAGCCCAGCTGAAGCACTACAAGTTGTCCAAGACGTGCCTGACAGCCCCCGGGCTGTTGTCGGAGCAGTGGCGTCTGCTGGCCACCAGCCAAACCAAGGCCAAATCCGAGGGCGCCCAGCCTAGAGTGGGCAGCTCCATCCCTTGCTACCCTCTTCCACCTGGCCTGGTGGACTACCAGGATCCCACGGGACTCAACCTGTCTGTCCTTGGGGTGGGCTACCCCTTGAGCCCCAGCCTCTTCTCCTATGTGAACTCAATGAATGCAATCCCCACGCCTACCACCAATGTTAATACCCCAACTCATGCGCAGCTAGCCCAGCTCCCCTTCCTGGCGTCGGCCGCTCAGCTCATGCAACCGGCGTCCGGTGCACACCACCCCGCCGACCGGAGCCTCCTGCCACCCCACTTCTACTACCCCTTCCTCTGTGAGCATGCCTTCGGAGCAGCCTCCGCTCAGAGTGACATCAGCAAGGGGCTTAAGACCTCCGTGAATGGCCTGGAGCCCAACTCCAGTTACCAGCCCAAAATCAACTTGTGGAAGGTGCCTGCTCTGAGGCCAGGTACCCCTACCACCTCCCCTGCCGCCTGGGTGTCCCCCCAGAGAGAGTCACCAGACCCTTCCTATAGGACAGGGGACAAGTTTGAGGCTGCAGCCAAGGAGGGGAAGCCAAGCTGGGGCCTCAAGAGGACAGGGGCCACCTTGGGGACCCAAAAGTCCCCTGTGGAGAAGAGGCCAGCCCTTGGGTTCACCCTGGATCGCCTCAAGAACATTCACAAAACCAAACCAACAGAaaagctcctcctccacagcag TTTTACGAATGCTCAGTCTGAAGCCCAGCCAGCAGAGCAGTGGTACACAGATCCCCCCGCAAGCCCAGTCAGTGATTCGCCCTCTCTGCCGCGTTGTAGAAGACCCAGCAGCCGGGACTCTACCACTGGCCAAGGGACGGGGGAGGCATCTTCAGAACCAACATCAGCTGCTGCCCTCCTCAGCGATCTCTCCAAGGCTCTACAGGAGTACCAGGAGGCTGAACGCAAGATTGCCCACTTGGAGAAAGAAGACCTCCCTGCTCAGGGACACCTATGGGAACACCTGAACAAGATCCGCAGTGAGCTCTCCCACATTCACCATGCACTGGAGAGGACAGCTCGCCAGAGCGAAGGACCCCTGGACCTCTCGGTCAAGAAGGAACAACCTGGAGTGACCAATGTGGCTGCTACTGGCGACCAGGGCCTCGAGGGAGCCTCACTTAAAGATGATATTACCATGGAGACCGAGGAGGAAGACGAGGAGACCAAGGAGAGGGACAAGGAGGAAAAGGAGAACGAGAGGAGGAAGGAAGCGATGAAGGCTTCGTTGGAGAGTCGCAAGCAGTCTTTGGACGTGCTGATCAAGATGAGTCAGGTGGGGATGAAGACGGAGGTCCTATCCTCAGGAGGGTTGGGGTTGAGGCCCAGCCAGGCGGAGGGTCTCTGGCCAGGCAGGACCACCAAGTGTGAGGCTGACTCCAGCGTGCTGCTTTGCCCCGATGGCCGGCCCCTCGCGGTCTTCAATGACTTCCCCACCTTCTCCACCAAAAACTCCAAGAGGCCCCCGTCCATCCAGCAACTACGGGAACCACAATGTCCGCCAAGCCCCTTGACCACAATAGACTCCTAA